The Saprospiraceae bacterium genome includes a window with the following:
- a CDS encoding glycosyl hydrolase, with translation MVNMGVEDIDALFLEILNSGIHGICFSLYEDGQKPGDIISAAQVKRRIEIIRHHAQWVRSFSTTEGNELIPEIAKQHGMKTMVGAWLGNDKGKNEQELKNLVSLCQNGLVDIAVVGNEVLYRNDLTLDELLEHIKLIKTQVPDITVGYVDAYYEFSRHPELVEVCDVVLTNYYPFWEGTSFEDSLGHLHHMHQQTLQAANDKKIIITETGWPSQGENTNNAFPDPISAMKYFINAQLWAMDAGIEMFYFSSFDESWKVGAEGEVGAYWGLWDKNEKLKYIK, from the coding sequence ATGGTAAATATGGGTGTGGAGGACATTGATGCATTGTTTCTGGAAATCCTGAATAGCGGAATTCATGGTATTTGCTTTAGTCTTTATGAAGACGGACAAAAACCGGGTGACATCATTTCAGCAGCTCAGGTAAAAAGACGAATAGAAATTATAAGGCATCATGCACAATGGGTCAGATCATTTTCAACAACAGAAGGCAACGAACTCATCCCTGAAATAGCCAAGCAACATGGAATGAAAACCATGGTTGGAGCATGGTTAGGAAATGATAAAGGAAAAAATGAACAAGAATTAAAAAACCTTGTTTCGCTTTGCCAAAATGGATTGGTGGATATTGCAGTAGTTGGAAATGAAGTTTTGTACAGAAACGACCTGACCCTCGATGAACTCCTAGAACACATAAAGCTGATAAAAACTCAGGTTCCTGACATTACTGTAGGATATGTAGATGCTTATTATGAGTTTAGCAGGCATCCGGAGTTGGTAGAAGTTTGCGATGTCGTTTTGACCAATTATTACCCATTTTGGGAAGGTACAAGTTTTGAAGATTCATTAGGGCATCTTCATCATATGCACCAGCAAACGTTACAGGCAGCCAACGATAAAAAAATCATCATTACAGAAACAGGATGGCCAAGCCAGGGTGAAAATACTAATAACGCTTTTCCGGATCCGATTTCTGCGATGAAATACTTTATCAATGCACAGTTATGGGCAATGGATGCAGGAATCGAAATGTTTTATTTTTCATCTTTTGACGAGTCGTGGAAAGTAGGTGCAGAAGGTGAGGTAGGGGCTTATTGGGGACTTTGGGATAAAAATGAAAAATTGAAATATATCAAGTAA